One region of Streptomyces rishiriensis genomic DNA includes:
- a CDS encoding MFS transporter: MGAPALRSTARPGAVIATLAFAGTTAAIMQTLVTPLIAELPQILDTSSSNAAWVITVTLLVAAVCVPVVGRLGDLLGKRRMLLACSVPLIVGSVVCAFASDVVTMIVGRGLQGMGMGMVPLGIALLRDVVPAEKLSGSIALVSASMGIGGAIGLPLAAAVAQYANWRVLFWGSAALAAVVAVLIFLLVPDVPAGAKGQRFDLPGAIGLGVGLVSLLLAVSKGADWGWASGTTLGLFAAAVVALVGWGVWEVRTTDPLIDLRTTARPRVLLTNLASVFIGFGMYASMLVMPQLLQFPQATGYGLGQSMLAAGLWMAPGGLMMMLISPLGGKLTNARGPKFTLVCGALVLAAGYFVSLALMGSAWGVMVVTLITSGGVGLAYGAMPALIMSSVPLTETAAANGFNTLMRSLGTSIGSAVIGVILSQMTTTMGGYTFASEDGFRTALLVGGALALISAAIAAVIPAARTAAEGEDATGRTAAPEQAKV; this comes from the coding sequence ATGGGCGCCCCCGCTCTCCGATCCACGGCCCGCCCAGGCGCCGTGATCGCCACGCTGGCCTTCGCCGGCACCACCGCGGCGATCATGCAGACGCTGGTCACCCCGCTCATCGCCGAGCTGCCGCAGATCTTGGACACCTCGTCCTCGAACGCGGCCTGGGTGATCACGGTCACCCTGCTGGTGGCCGCCGTGTGCGTGCCGGTGGTCGGCCGCCTCGGCGACCTGCTGGGCAAGCGCCGGATGCTGCTCGCCTGCTCCGTGCCGCTGATCGTGGGCTCGGTGGTGTGCGCGTTCGCCTCCGACGTCGTGACGATGATCGTGGGGCGCGGCCTCCAGGGCATGGGCATGGGCATGGTGCCCCTCGGCATCGCGCTGCTGCGCGACGTCGTACCGGCCGAGAAGCTCAGCGGCTCCATCGCGCTGGTCAGCGCCTCCATGGGCATCGGCGGCGCCATCGGCCTGCCGCTGGCCGCCGCCGTCGCCCAGTACGCGAACTGGCGCGTGCTGTTCTGGGGCTCCGCCGCCCTGGCCGCCGTCGTCGCCGTCCTCATCTTCCTGCTCGTCCCGGACGTCCCGGCCGGCGCCAAGGGCCAGCGCTTCGACCTGCCCGGCGCGATCGGCCTCGGCGTCGGTCTGGTCTCACTGCTGCTCGCGGTCTCCAAGGGCGCCGACTGGGGCTGGGCCTCGGGCACCACGCTCGGCCTGTTCGCCGCCGCCGTCGTGGCGCTCGTCGGCTGGGGCGTGTGGGAGGTGCGCACCACCGACCCGCTGATCGACCTGCGCACCACGGCCCGTCCCCGGGTGCTGCTCACCAACCTCGCCTCGGTCTTCATCGGCTTCGGCATGTACGCGAGCATGCTGGTGATGCCGCAGCTGCTGCAGTTCCCGCAGGCCACCGGCTACGGACTCGGCCAGTCGATGCTCGCCGCCGGTCTGTGGATGGCGCCCGGCGGCCTGATGATGATGCTGATCTCCCCGCTCGGCGGAAAACTCACCAACGCCCGCGGTCCGAAGTTCACGCTGGTCTGCGGCGCCCTGGTGCTGGCCGCCGGCTACTTCGTCTCGCTGGCCCTGATGGGTTCCGCCTGGGGCGTCATGGTGGTCACGCTCATCACCAGCGGTGGCGTGGGCCTCGCCTACGGCGCCATGCCCGCCCTGATCATGAGCTCGGTCCCGCTCACGGAGACCGCCGCGGCCAACGGCTTCAACACCCTCATGCGGTCGCTCGGCACCTCGATCGGCTCCGCCGTCATCGGCGTGATCCTCTCCCAGATGACCACCACCATGGGCGGGTACACCTTCGCCTCCGAGGACGGCTTCCGCACCGCGCTCCTGGTCGGCGGCGCGCTCGCCCTGATCTCCGCGGCCATCGCCGCCGTCATCCCCGCCGCCCGCACCGCCGCGGAGGGCGAGGACGCGACCGGCCGGACCGCAGCGCCCGAGCAGGCCAAGGTCTGA
- a CDS encoding TetR/AcrR family transcriptional regulator: MTVWDRPEPPTRPVPLDRERVVAAAIALADEGGLEAVSLRKVAARLNAGPMRLYGYISTKQELFDLMVDEVQAEILPGERPGDWREALRVLAHRTRQAALRHEWLGDLLGGRPTLGPNGLAVTEATLAALDGLADVDTVMRAVETVSAYFTGAIRREIANLRAERATGLSKRDWQRAHGPHVSRMLATGRFPALAKAVHDGTDVDAEASFATGLDWVLDAVAARLGRPPG, encoded by the coding sequence ATGACTGTGTGGGACCGGCCGGAGCCGCCGACTCGCCCCGTGCCGCTCGACCGGGAGCGGGTCGTCGCCGCCGCCATCGCGCTGGCCGACGAGGGCGGGCTGGAGGCGGTGTCGCTGCGCAAGGTCGCCGCCCGGCTGAACGCCGGACCGATGCGGCTGTACGGATACATCTCCACCAAGCAGGAGCTGTTCGACCTCATGGTGGACGAGGTCCAGGCCGAGATCCTCCCCGGGGAGCGGCCCGGTGACTGGCGGGAGGCGCTGCGCGTCCTCGCCCACCGCACCAGGCAGGCCGCTCTCCGTCACGAGTGGCTGGGCGACCTGCTCGGCGGTCGCCCGACCCTGGGCCCGAACGGCCTCGCCGTCACCGAGGCCACGCTGGCCGCCCTCGACGGCCTGGCCGACGTCGACACCGTCATGCGGGCTGTGGAGACTGTCAGCGCCTACTTCACCGGCGCGATCAGGCGCGAGATCGCGAACCTGCGGGCCGAGCGCGCCACGGGTCTGTCCAAGCGCGACTGGCAGCGCGCCCATGGCCCGCATGTGTCGAGAATGCTGGCCACCGGCCGCTTCCCGGCGCTGGCCAAGGCCGTGCACGACGGCACGGACGTGGACGCCGAGGCATCCTTCGCGACCGGCCTGGACTGGGTCCTCGACGCCGTGGCCGCCAGACTCGGCCGGCCGCCGGGGTGA
- a CDS encoding FAD-dependent oxidoreductase, translating into MRHRIAVIGSGPAGLVFARVLHRHGHPVAVFERDPTPDARPPGGTLDLQEGLGQLALDKAGLLAEFETLSRPEGQAMRILDTDGTVLRDWQPRPDDRANPEIDRRQLRDLLLGPLDVQWGRGVTQVVPGTRDGVLVHFEDGRQETFDLVVGADGAWSRVRPAVSEVTPHYTGVTFVETSLDDVDTRHPDLARLIGDGSVAVYGVNRGLVAQRNSGGHVKVYAQFRAPLDRHTNLDATDVEAVRSSLLALFDGWAAPVLDLLRRGTAFAHRPLYVLPTPHTWNHVRGVTLLGDAAHLMPPLGAGANLAMLEGAELAESIANGPGDLDDAVRAFEERMWARAGRWAKITAAGLERLVSPDPAEALALFDEVQPA; encoded by the coding sequence ATGAGACATCGTATCGCCGTGATCGGAAGCGGCCCTGCCGGTCTTGTCTTCGCTCGTGTGCTGCACCGCCACGGCCACCCCGTCGCCGTCTTCGAACGCGATCCCACCCCCGACGCGCGCCCCCCGGGCGGCACGCTGGACCTGCAGGAAGGGCTCGGCCAGCTCGCGCTGGACAAGGCGGGGCTGCTGGCGGAGTTCGAGACGCTCTCCCGCCCCGAGGGGCAGGCCATGCGCATCCTGGACACGGACGGGACCGTACTGCGCGACTGGCAACCCCGGCCGGACGACCGGGCCAATCCCGAGATCGACCGCCGGCAACTCCGTGACCTGCTGCTCGGCCCCCTCGACGTCCAGTGGGGTCGAGGCGTCACGCAGGTGGTGCCGGGGACCCGGGACGGCGTACTGGTCCATTTCGAGGACGGGCGACAGGAGACGTTCGACCTCGTGGTCGGCGCGGACGGCGCCTGGTCCCGGGTCCGCCCGGCAGTCTCCGAGGTGACGCCGCACTACACCGGCGTCACCTTCGTCGAGACGTCCCTCGACGACGTCGACACCCGTCACCCCGACCTCGCCCGGTTGATCGGCGACGGTTCCGTGGCCGTGTACGGCGTGAACCGAGGCCTCGTCGCCCAGCGCAACAGCGGCGGCCACGTCAAGGTGTACGCCCAGTTCCGCGCGCCGCTGGACCGGCACACGAACCTGGACGCGACCGACGTCGAGGCCGTGCGATCGAGCCTGCTGGCCCTGTTCGACGGCTGGGCCGCTCCCGTCCTCGACCTCCTCCGCCGCGGCACCGCTTTCGCCCACCGCCCCCTCTACGTCCTGCCCACACCCCATACCTGGAACCACGTACGCGGGGTGACGCTGCTGGGCGACGCCGCCCATCTGATGCCCCCGCTGGGGGCGGGCGCGAACCTCGCGATGCTGGAAGGCGCCGAACTCGCCGAGTCCATCGCCAACGGCCCTGGAGACCTGGACGACGCCGTCCGCGCCTTCGAGGAACGGATGTGGGCGCGGGCCGGCAGGTGGGCGAAGATCACGGCGGCCGGTCTGGAGCGTCTCGTGAGCCCGGACCCCGCCGAGGCACTCGCCCTCTTCGACGAAGTCCAGCCGGCCTGA